The Apis cerana isolate GH-2021 linkage group LG12, AcerK_1.0, whole genome shotgun sequence genome window below encodes:
- the LOC133667092 gene encoding carboxypeptidase Q-like isoform X2, whose protein sequence is MREVRFKRIMHQKLLDNMLLSTKLLIVVWLLRLHSILATVISCQLPQSLLNEIDSYEPVVRAIINEALNGSFKESTWNELAYFTDRFGPRPSGSEALESSIDYVLNRSIEYGLENVHGEPVTVPHWVRGRESATLLKPRQLNIAILGLGTSIGTPLEGITAEAIVVDSFEELNRRKDDVPGKIVIYNQKFVSYGETVKYRNNGATEASKYGAVAALVRSVTPYSLYTLHTGHQSYGENVTKIPVAAITVEDATLLRRMANRGERLEINLKMEATNLPSTVSRNVVAELRGSRNPEKVVVVSGHIDSWDVGQGAMDDGGGAFISWQAVKLLKYLNYRPRRTVRLIMWTAEEMGYIGALDFVKTHKSEQNNLQFVMESDIGTFTPLGIEYTGTDVVGCILERIMTLFSPLGNMKVRSPNQGPDIDFWINEGVPGGSLWNQDDKYFYYHHSNADTMLVEDPDALDRGTALFAALSYVLADLSIDLPRHK, encoded by the exons ATGCGTGAAGTTCGCTTCAAACGTATAATGCAC CAGAAACTACTCGACAACATGTTGCTATCCACGAAGCTTTTAATCGTTGTATGGCTCCTCCGATTACATTCAATATTGGCAACTGTTATTTCATGTCAATTGCCACAAAGCCTGTTAAACGAAATAGATTCCTACGAGCCGGTAGTTCGTGCCATAATAAACGAGGCCTTGAATGGATCGTTCAAAGAATCCACGTGGAACGAATTAGCTTATTTTACCGACAGGTTTGGTCCTAGACCATCCGGATCTGAGGCGTTGGAAAGTTCTATCGATTACGTGTTGAATAGATCTATCGAGTATGGATTGGAAAATGTCCACGGTGAACCTGTTACCGTGCCACATTGGGTGag AGGAAGAGAATCTGCGACTCTTTTGAAACCGAGGCAATTGAATATCGCTATTCTGGGATTAGGCACCAGCATCGGTACTCCACTCGAAGGTATAACCGCAGAGGCCATCGTAGTGGACAGTTTCGAAGAATTGAACAGAAGAAAAGATGAT gtACCTGGAAAGATCGTCATATATAACCAGAAATTTGTTTCATACGGTGAAACcgttaaatatcgaaataatggaGCGACTGAAGCCTCGAAATATGGAGCTGTCGCTGCTCTAGTTCGATCAGTTACGCCATATTCGTTGTATACTCTGCACACGGGTCACCAGTCGTACGGTGAGAATGTGACTAAGATTCCAGTGGCCGCAATCACTGTCGAAGACGCTACTTTGTTGAGAAGAATGGCGAATAGAG gtGAAAGGCttgaaatcaatttgaaaatggaAGCGACAAATCTACCATCTACAGTATCGCGAAATGTTGTTGCCGAATTGCGAGGTTCCAGAAATCCTGAGAAAGTTGTCGTTGTTTCTGGCCATATCGATAGTTGGGATGTTGGCCAAGGAGCAATGGACGACGGTGGTGGTGCATTCATTTCGTGGCAGGCTGTGAAACTATTGAAATACCTTAATTACAGACCACGACGAACAGTAAG gTTGATCATGTGGACAGCAGAAGAAATGGGATATATAGGAGCTCTGGATTTCGTCAAGACTCATAAATCTGAACAAAATAACTTACAATTTGTAATGGAATCGGATATAGGCACGTTCACACCTTTGGGCATTGAATATACCGGCACAGATGTAGTTGGATGCATCTTGGAAAGGATTATGAC TCTTTTCTCTCCTCTGGGAAACATGAAGGTTCGCAGTCCCAACCAAGGACCCGATATCGATTTTTGGATAAACGAAGGTGTACCAGGAGGTTCTCTTTGGAATCaggatgataaatatttttattaccatCACTCGAACGCGGATACTATGTTGGTCGAGGATCCAGATGCTCTCGATAGAGGGACTGCCTTATTTGCAGCGTTGTCTTATGTACTTGCAGATCTCAGTATTGATCTACCACGACACAAATGA
- the LOC133667092 gene encoding carboxypeptidase Q-like isoform X1: protein MREVRFKRIMHKLLDNMLLSTKLLIVVWLLRLHSILATVISCQLPQSLLNEIDSYEPVVRAIINEALNGSFKESTWNELAYFTDRFGPRPSGSEALESSIDYVLNRSIEYGLENVHGEPVTVPHWVRGRESATLLKPRQLNIAILGLGTSIGTPLEGITAEAIVVDSFEELNRRKDDVPGKIVIYNQKFVSYGETVKYRNNGATEASKYGAVAALVRSVTPYSLYTLHTGHQSYGENVTKIPVAAITVEDATLLRRMANRGERLEINLKMEATNLPSTVSRNVVAELRGSRNPEKVVVVSGHIDSWDVGQGAMDDGGGAFISWQAVKLLKYLNYRPRRTVRLIMWTAEEMGYIGALDFVKTHKSEQNNLQFVMESDIGTFTPLGIEYTGTDVVGCILERIMTLFSPLGNMKVRSPNQGPDIDFWINEGVPGGSLWNQDDKYFYYHHSNADTMLVEDPDALDRGTALFAALSYVLADLSIDLPRHK, encoded by the exons ATGCGTGAAGTTCGCTTCAAACGTATAATGCAC AAACTACTCGACAACATGTTGCTATCCACGAAGCTTTTAATCGTTGTATGGCTCCTCCGATTACATTCAATATTGGCAACTGTTATTTCATGTCAATTGCCACAAAGCCTGTTAAACGAAATAGATTCCTACGAGCCGGTAGTTCGTGCCATAATAAACGAGGCCTTGAATGGATCGTTCAAAGAATCCACGTGGAACGAATTAGCTTATTTTACCGACAGGTTTGGTCCTAGACCATCCGGATCTGAGGCGTTGGAAAGTTCTATCGATTACGTGTTGAATAGATCTATCGAGTATGGATTGGAAAATGTCCACGGTGAACCTGTTACCGTGCCACATTGGGTGag AGGAAGAGAATCTGCGACTCTTTTGAAACCGAGGCAATTGAATATCGCTATTCTGGGATTAGGCACCAGCATCGGTACTCCACTCGAAGGTATAACCGCAGAGGCCATCGTAGTGGACAGTTTCGAAGAATTGAACAGAAGAAAAGATGAT gtACCTGGAAAGATCGTCATATATAACCAGAAATTTGTTTCATACGGTGAAACcgttaaatatcgaaataatggaGCGACTGAAGCCTCGAAATATGGAGCTGTCGCTGCTCTAGTTCGATCAGTTACGCCATATTCGTTGTATACTCTGCACACGGGTCACCAGTCGTACGGTGAGAATGTGACTAAGATTCCAGTGGCCGCAATCACTGTCGAAGACGCTACTTTGTTGAGAAGAATGGCGAATAGAG gtGAAAGGCttgaaatcaatttgaaaatggaAGCGACAAATCTACCATCTACAGTATCGCGAAATGTTGTTGCCGAATTGCGAGGTTCCAGAAATCCTGAGAAAGTTGTCGTTGTTTCTGGCCATATCGATAGTTGGGATGTTGGCCAAGGAGCAATGGACGACGGTGGTGGTGCATTCATTTCGTGGCAGGCTGTGAAACTATTGAAATACCTTAATTACAGACCACGACGAACAGTAAG gTTGATCATGTGGACAGCAGAAGAAATGGGATATATAGGAGCTCTGGATTTCGTCAAGACTCATAAATCTGAACAAAATAACTTACAATTTGTAATGGAATCGGATATAGGCACGTTCACACCTTTGGGCATTGAATATACCGGCACAGATGTAGTTGGATGCATCTTGGAAAGGATTATGAC TCTTTTCTCTCCTCTGGGAAACATGAAGGTTCGCAGTCCCAACCAAGGACCCGATATCGATTTTTGGATAAACGAAGGTGTACCAGGAGGTTCTCTTTGGAATCaggatgataaatatttttattaccatCACTCGAACGCGGATACTATGTTGGTCGAGGATCCAGATGCTCTCGATAGAGGGACTGCCTTATTTGCAGCGTTGTCTTATGTACTTGCAGATCTCAGTATTGATCTACCACGACACAAATGA